One window from the genome of Spiractinospora alimapuensis encodes:
- the cas2e gene encoding type I-E CRISPR-associated endoribonuclease Cas2e has translation MGAMVVITTTAVPDSLRGALSRWMVEPAPGVFVGTMSTRVREELWARVEESIEDGAATCMHPADNEQGFDLLTAGQRRREVADWDGIQLIRFNPLDSPGPEDPKDLQGG, from the coding sequence ATGGGCGCAATGGTGGTGATCACAACGACCGCGGTCCCTGACAGCCTGCGGGGTGCCCTGTCCCGATGGATGGTAGAACCCGCCCCCGGCGTGTTCGTCGGCACCATGAGCACGCGGGTCCGGGAAGAACTATGGGCCCGGGTCGAGGAGTCCATCGAAGACGGGGCGGCGACGTGCATGCATCCGGCAGACAACGAACAAGGATTCGACCTGCTCACCGCAGGTCAACGCCGTCGTGAGGTTGCCGATTGGGACGGCATCCAACTGATCCGTTTCAATCCGCTCGATTCACCAGGACCCGAGGACCCGAAGGATCTCCAGGGCGGTTGA
- a CDS encoding MarR family winged helix-turn-helix transcriptional regulator codes for MADADGIGVDEGTRTMLLLMPRLVGRAKRTPPPEPLRSFDLAPRHLSVLAYLLFDGPLTVNTLAARLEVAPTTVSLMVGDLSRKGVLERREDDADRRRTIVHIADAHRPAVEEWLSASARAWREVLAPLTPGQRRLVVDTLRAYEEALTDADD; via the coding sequence GTGGCTGACGCCGACGGCATCGGTGTCGACGAGGGAACGCGGACGATGCTCCTGTTGATGCCCCGACTGGTGGGACGGGCGAAGCGAACGCCACCGCCGGAACCGCTGCGTTCGTTCGACCTCGCCCCCCGCCACCTGTCCGTGCTCGCCTACCTGCTCTTCGACGGTCCCCTCACCGTCAACACCTTGGCCGCGCGCCTGGAGGTGGCACCCACGACGGTGAGTCTGATGGTGGGGGACCTCAGCCGGAAGGGCGTGCTGGAACGCCGGGAGGACGACGCCGACCGACGCCGCACCATCGTGCACATCGCCGACGCGCATCGCCCCGCGGTCGAGGAGTGGCTTTCGGCGAGTGCCCGCGCCTGGCGTGAGGTGCTCGCCCCTCTCACCCCAGGGCAGCGTCGGCTGGTCGTCGACACCCTGCGTGCTTACGAGGAAGCGCTCACCGACGCCGACGACTGA
- a CDS encoding CPBP family intramembrane glutamic endopeptidase codes for MVSHPPPARRTIGDEFIRAGSSGVRATHPLATIPLTQIFYMLGLLPSMLMVGPLMDRLSAGVEDPDSLFLLELVAIPLGYVFPYVVLFVWLRWYERRTFFRSTGLGFGWMTLRGLGWGTVWGVAFIVGWYGIALASGIASVDRVGDFGPDGAAGMFIGGTLMLLMRVVMIGIEEQLFRGWMLQAVGARWGVLAGVLVSSVCFSAFHFFNLAILLPGSTLHEPHWVLMLNIFLWSVFAALITLSSGNLWAATAFHAAVLILPWFLFTITVPDGVGQWLGQSEAMGLVVLVIAEPSHYAGGAGFAGLFEGLPATGAMLVLIAGAWFWLRRGGANGLRETQSSASVSASS; via the coding sequence ATGGTTTCCCACCCTCCGCCCGCACGCCGCACGATCGGCGACGAGTTCATCCGTGCCGGCTCATCCGGCGTGCGCGCCACCCATCCACTGGCCACGATCCCACTGACCCAGATCTTCTACATGCTGGGCCTCCTGCCGTCGATGCTGATGGTCGGCCCACTCATGGACCGCCTGTCGGCGGGGGTCGAGGATCCGGACTCCCTGTTCCTGCTGGAGCTCGTCGCCATTCCGCTGGGCTACGTATTCCCCTACGTCGTGCTGTTCGTGTGGCTGCGGTGGTACGAACGGCGCACGTTCTTCCGGTCGACCGGGCTCGGCTTCGGCTGGATGACGCTCAGAGGGCTCGGCTGGGGCACGGTGTGGGGTGTCGCCTTCATCGTCGGCTGGTACGGGATCGCGTTGGCGTCGGGCATCGCCTCGGTGGACCGGGTCGGCGACTTCGGTCCGGACGGCGCGGCCGGCATGTTCATCGGAGGCACGCTGATGCTTCTCATGCGCGTCGTGATGATCGGGATCGAAGAGCAGCTCTTCCGAGGGTGGATGCTGCAGGCGGTCGGCGCCCGCTGGGGAGTGCTGGCGGGGGTCCTGGTCTCGTCGGTCTGCTTCTCCGCGTTCCACTTCTTCAACCTGGCCATCCTGCTCCCGGGATCCACGCTGCACGAACCGCACTGGGTGTTGATGCTGAACATCTTCCTGTGGTCGGTGTTCGCGGCGCTCATCACGCTGAGCAGCGGAAACCTGTGGGCGGCGACCGCGTTCCACGCGGCGGTGCTGATCCTTCCCTGGTTCCTGTTCACGATCACCGTGCCCGACGGAGTAGGCCAGTGGCTGGGACAGAGCGAGGCCATGGGGCTTGTCGTGCTCGTGATCGCGGAGCCCTCGCACTACGCGGGAGGCGCTGGTTTCGCCGGCCTGTTCGAGGGGTTGCCGGCCACAGGGGCGATGCTCGTGCTGATCGCGGGAGCGTGGTTCTGGCTGCGGCGCGGGGGCGCAAACGGGCTGCGCGAGACTCAGTCGTCGGCGTCGGTGAGCGCTTCCTCGTAA
- a CDS encoding sensor histidine kinase: protein MSAGDDGGARGLDQWVTLSGDGGRPPVLVPMFWGTFVAHAVFGLYTVVAEPESRLAGVDASGPLELMEAGHLLAFILTGVLWPFLNWSVRPVGRRPVVLSLAFFASAFLMVLTSGGTTVFILACLGLANVTLVLGPRVAVACAVLFCPAPIVLFVARGDWMKGVLEASLFLCLNVAVILVFRGLIAARERARHTRHLLVDLEEAHAELRRYAERTRELSVAEERARMAREMHDSVGHYLTVINMGLANAERFRRARPDQAWEEVADAKRLTQEALADTRRWVRALRPLSLEGRAGPEAMQALASAFSGSGMDVAFSTSGEWPGLGEEAELVCYRVVQEGLTNAARHSAASRVSVSVECVPDRVTVTIADDGRGAPEEATEEGWGISALGERLAAVGGALTTGNRDEGGFFLRAELPTPHDTAHPAPLITSPARA from the coding sequence ATGAGCGCGGGAGACGACGGGGGAGCGCGGGGCCTGGACCAGTGGGTCACGCTGAGCGGCGATGGAGGCCGCCCACCGGTGCTGGTGCCGATGTTCTGGGGCACCTTCGTCGCCCACGCGGTGTTCGGTCTCTACACCGTGGTCGCCGAGCCGGAATCCCGGTTAGCGGGGGTGGACGCTTCCGGACCGCTCGAGCTCATGGAGGCCGGACATCTGCTCGCCTTCATCCTGACCGGGGTGTTGTGGCCGTTCCTCAACTGGTCGGTGCGTCCGGTGGGACGACGCCCGGTCGTTCTCAGCCTGGCCTTCTTCGCCAGCGCGTTCCTGATGGTGCTGACGTCAGGTGGGACCACGGTGTTCATCCTGGCCTGCCTGGGCTTGGCCAACGTCACCCTCGTGCTGGGCCCACGGGTAGCGGTCGCCTGCGCGGTGCTGTTCTGCCCCGCCCCCATCGTGTTGTTCGTCGCGCGGGGAGACTGGATGAAGGGGGTCCTGGAGGCGTCCCTCTTCCTCTGTCTGAACGTGGCGGTGATCCTGGTGTTTCGGGGACTCATCGCCGCACGGGAACGTGCCCGGCACACGCGTCACCTGCTCGTCGACCTCGAGGAGGCACACGCGGAGCTTCGTCGTTACGCCGAACGCACCCGGGAACTCAGCGTCGCCGAGGAACGGGCCCGGATGGCGCGGGAGATGCACGACTCCGTCGGGCACTACCTGACGGTCATCAACATGGGTCTCGCGAACGCGGAACGATTCCGCCGTGCCCGTCCCGACCAGGCGTGGGAGGAGGTGGCCGATGCCAAGCGCCTCACCCAGGAGGCCCTCGCCGACACCCGACGGTGGGTGCGCGCCCTACGCCCCTTGAGTCTGGAGGGGCGCGCCGGCCCGGAGGCGATGCAGGCCCTGGCCTCCGCCTTCTCCGGCAGTGGGATGGACGTCGCGTTCTCCACCTCGGGGGAGTGGCCGGGCCTGGGAGAGGAAGCCGAGCTGGTGTGCTACCGAGTCGTGCAGGAAGGACTGACCAACGCCGCGCGCCACTCCGCGGCATCGCGGGTTTCCGTCAGCGTGGAGTGCGTGCCGGACCGGGTCACCGTCACCATCGCCGACGACGGCCGCGGGGCGCCGGAGGAGGCCACGGAGGAGGGGTGGGGAATCAGCGCGTTGGGCGAGCGTCTCGCCGCGGTGGGCGGCGCCCTGACCACTGGGAACCGGGACGAAGGTGGTTTCTTCCTCCGGGCGGAGCTTCCCACCCCGCACGACACCGCACACCCCGCCCCGCTGATCACCAGTCCGGCGCGAGCATGA
- a CDS encoding response regulator, whose product MTSEPAVRVRVLIVDDQVLMRQGLRKLLELEDSVEVTADAAGGAAALAHLATAEPPPDVALVDAHMPGMDGIALIARLTVEHPSVAAVILTTFDEDDYIFGGLRAGAKGYLLKDTDPDELVSSLHRAARGEMVLGSAAASRLVEALQGAATPRAAEPEATSPLSERETEVAHLVGEGATNRQIARRLFITEGTTKNHISSILRKLELHDRTQLAVWVRRSGPTDPTG is encoded by the coding sequence ATGACATCCGAGCCAGCGGTACGGGTCCGGGTGCTCATCGTCGACGACCAGGTGCTGATGCGCCAGGGGCTGCGCAAACTCCTCGAGCTCGAGGACAGCGTGGAGGTCACCGCCGACGCCGCCGGCGGAGCCGCCGCACTCGCACATCTCGCCACCGCCGAGCCGCCGCCCGACGTCGCCCTGGTCGACGCACACATGCCCGGCATGGACGGCATCGCGCTCATAGCCCGCCTGACCGTCGAGCACCCCTCCGTCGCGGCCGTCATCCTGACCACATTCGACGAGGACGACTACATCTTCGGCGGCCTGCGGGCCGGGGCCAAGGGCTACCTCCTCAAGGACACCGATCCCGACGAGCTGGTCTCCTCCCTGCACCGCGCGGCCCGGGGAGAAATGGTGCTGGGCAGCGCCGCCGCGTCGCGCCTGGTGGAAGCGCTCCAAGGAGCGGCGACACCACGAGCGGCCGAGCCCGAAGCCACCTCGCCGCTCTCCGAACGTGAGACGGAGGTCGCCCACCTCGTGGGGGAGGGCGCGACGAACCGGCAGATCGCGCGTCGCCTCTTCATCACCGAGGGGACGACGAAGAACCACATATCCAGCATCCTCCGCAAACTGGAACTGCACGACCGAACACAGCTGGCGGTGTGGGTGCGACGGTCGGGCCCGACCGACCCCACCGGTTGA
- a CDS encoding nuclear transport factor 2 family protein: protein MRRYIDGFTRSDHQQILDCLTDDIQWTVFGMFRISGKEAYDREIENPDFTGSPTLTIVRLVEEDDVVMAELTGEVRRADGTVMRMAMGEVFVMEDAKIKERRAFVVELKENEYR, encoded by the coding sequence GTGCGGCGATACATCGACGGTTTCACCAGGTCCGACCACCAGCAGATCCTTGACTGTCTGACCGACGACATCCAGTGGACCGTCTTCGGGATGTTCCGGATCAGCGGCAAGGAGGCCTACGACCGGGAGATAGAGAACCCCGACTTCACCGGCAGCCCCACACTCACCATCGTGCGACTGGTCGAGGAGGACGACGTGGTCATGGCGGAGCTCACCGGTGAGGTTCGCCGGGCCGACGGCACGGTGATGCGTATGGCCATGGGTGAGGTGTTCGTCATGGAGGACGCCAAGATCAAGGAACGGCGTGCCTTCGTGGTGGAACTGAAGGAGAACGAGTACCGGTAG
- a CDS encoding TetR/AcrR family transcriptional regulator, whose amino-acid sequence MAKRVDADERRELILDAAVRVFARQGFAATRMEDIAREVGVAKGTVYLSFTNQDALLEAVFSSYASRAREVLESVGDGPPLVRLERLLRSVVAMLASAPDHAQVVLDLQGTGLSLNMAAIYRAYRDRIAELLRDALSEGALRPGVGEGHAAVIIGAVEGCLLQRLADPAVELADLAEPIIDLCVEGIRA is encoded by the coding sequence ATGGCCAAACGAGTCGACGCGGACGAACGACGAGAGCTCATCCTGGACGCGGCGGTGCGGGTGTTCGCCCGGCAGGGCTTCGCCGCCACACGGATGGAGGACATCGCGCGGGAGGTGGGGGTCGCCAAGGGCACGGTGTACCTGTCCTTCACGAACCAGGACGCGCTGCTGGAGGCCGTCTTCTCCTCCTATGCCAGCCGCGCACGTGAAGTCCTGGAGTCGGTCGGTGACGGGCCGCCGTTGGTGCGGCTCGAACGTCTTCTACGTTCGGTGGTCGCGATGCTGGCCTCCGCCCCCGACCACGCCCAGGTGGTGTTGGACCTCCAGGGGACGGGCCTGTCGCTGAACATGGCCGCGATCTACCGCGCGTATCGGGATCGGATCGCCGAACTGCTGCGGGACGCGCTGAGCGAAGGAGCCCTACGGCCAGGGGTTGGCGAAGGCCACGCGGCCGTCATCATCGGGGCTGTGGAGGGATGCTTGCTGCAGCGGTTGGCGGACCCCGCCGTGGAGCTCGCTGACCTGGCGGAACCGATCATCGATCTGTGCGTCGAGGGGATTCGGGCATGA
- a CDS encoding FAD-dependent monooxygenase yields MTTDVVIVGAGPTGLTLGIELARRGVGVRVVDASSGVTTQTRALGVQARTLELLRRVDLAEPAIDLGLTVTDFRVFSERHQILHLTLRDVDSPYPFLLMLPQNQTEELLSTRLADAGVVVERDVELVDLHQTVDAAHATLRHRDGTVEETSAAWVVGCDGARSSVRRLLKIPFVGSTFEENFAVADLRMDWALPNDELFAFLHRGDFIAFFPMADGLHRVATAQGIGDTTSGEVTRAELEAAVERGAPSGSRIAEIREAGRFQINQRSVARHAQGRVFLAGDAAHIHSVVGAQGMNTGIHDAFNLGWKLAAVIRGNAARTLLDTYATERAPVARRLVRGTRRITRMTLLRNPVSTAARRTIASRVLGRPTVQRTLARALTQVDVSYRDSTGAAHDDSVRAGDRAPDVGLTSDTSLFDVLDSTFHTLLVVGNISGATGSALRALVDASGYPTRVVHVLDADGSSTSHADIVIRAPDPLRHRYDIDDHASLLIRPDGYIAWRGMPDDHVGLSQVLANNRENLET; encoded by the coding sequence ATGACCACAGACGTAGTGATCGTTGGAGCCGGCCCCACGGGGCTCACGCTGGGCATCGAACTGGCACGACGGGGAGTCGGCGTCCGCGTTGTTGATGCCTCCTCCGGGGTGACCACGCAGACGCGCGCACTCGGCGTCCAAGCCCGAACATTGGAGCTACTGCGAAGGGTGGACCTCGCCGAGCCGGCCATCGACCTCGGTCTGACGGTGACGGACTTCCGCGTCTTCAGCGAGCGGCACCAGATCCTGCATCTGACCCTGCGGGACGTGGACAGTCCTTATCCATTCCTCCTTATGCTGCCGCAGAACCAGACGGAAGAACTGTTGTCGACCCGGCTCGCCGACGCGGGCGTCGTGGTGGAGCGCGACGTCGAACTCGTGGATCTCCATCAGACCGTCGATGCCGCGCACGCGACACTGCGTCATCGGGACGGCACTGTCGAGGAGACCAGCGCGGCGTGGGTCGTCGGTTGTGACGGTGCGCGCAGCAGCGTCCGGCGTCTTCTAAAGATCCCCTTCGTCGGAAGCACCTTCGAAGAGAACTTCGCCGTCGCGGACCTGCGCATGGACTGGGCTCTGCCCAACGACGAACTCTTCGCCTTCCTGCATCGGGGCGACTTCATCGCGTTCTTCCCGATGGCTGATGGCCTGCACCGCGTGGCGACGGCGCAGGGCATCGGTGACACGACTTCGGGAGAGGTGACGCGGGCGGAGCTGGAGGCGGCTGTGGAGCGGGGCGCTCCGTCTGGCTCCCGGATCGCCGAGATCCGAGAAGCGGGACGGTTCCAGATCAACCAACGTTCCGTGGCGCGCCACGCGCAGGGCCGCGTGTTCCTCGCCGGCGACGCCGCCCACATTCACTCGGTGGTGGGCGCCCAGGGAATGAACACGGGGATCCATGACGCGTTCAATCTCGGCTGGAAGCTAGCGGCCGTCATCCGTGGAAACGCTGCCCGCACCCTGCTTGACACTTACGCCACCGAACGCGCCCCCGTAGCCCGGCGCCTGGTGCGAGGCACCCGCCGGATCACCCGGATGACCCTGCTGCGCAACCCGGTGAGCACCGCGGCGCGCAGGACCATCGCCTCGCGAGTGCTCGGTCGACCGACCGTGCAGCGGACCCTGGCGCGGGCACTCACTCAGGTCGACGTCTCCTACCGGGATTCGACCGGCGCCGCGCACGACGATTCGGTCCGGGCCGGGGATCGTGCTCCGGACGTAGGCCTCACCTCGGACACGTCACTGTTCGACGTCCTCGACTCCACGTTCCACACGCTGCTGGTCGTTGGGAACATCAGCGGCGCCACCGGATCGGCGCTGCGCGCACTCGTCGATGCGTCCGGCTATCCAACGCGGGTCGTTCATGTCCTGGACGCCGACGGCTCATCGACCAGCCATGCCGACATCGTGATACGCGCCCCGGACCCCCTACGCCACCGATACGACATCGACGATCACGCGTCCCTGTTGATTCGCCCCGACGGGTACATCGCCTGGCGTGGAATGCCCGACGACCACGTGGGACTGTCCCAGGTGTTGGCGAACAATCGGGAAAACCTTGAGACTTGA
- a CDS encoding TetR/AcrR family transcriptional regulator, with translation MALPQHDVKVQQIRAAARELFLAHGFDRVSTSTLARKAGVSKETLYARYPNKDAILADVLEHLILGNQESASTMPSPRTRHDLETALTEFATHLSARLMQRDYLELARIVIAETPRLPHIGEVFREAVPKKALNRAAALLRTAHEAGVIGEIDVMAGARMLVGPLVVQVLMNGLLVAPAGEDTAHCEIDVRSHVALFLAALPTGITTTRSEE, from the coding sequence ATGGCACTGCCGCAGCACGACGTCAAGGTCCAGCAGATCCGTGCCGCCGCACGAGAGCTGTTCCTCGCACATGGATTCGACCGTGTGAGCACGTCGACACTGGCCCGGAAGGCCGGGGTCTCAAAGGAGACGCTCTACGCCCGATATCCGAACAAGGACGCGATCCTGGCCGACGTCCTGGAGCATCTCATCCTGGGCAACCAGGAGTCCGCCTCCACGATGCCGTCGCCGCGCACCCGGCACGACCTCGAAACCGCGTTGACCGAGTTCGCGACACACCTGTCCGCGCGCCTGATGCAACGCGACTACCTGGAATTGGCACGGATCGTCATCGCCGAGACTCCGCGTCTCCCGCACATCGGCGAGGTCTTCCGAGAGGCCGTCCCGAAGAAAGCGCTGAATCGAGCGGCGGCTCTACTGCGAACAGCGCACGAAGCCGGCGTCATCGGCGAGATCGACGTCATGGCCGGGGCGCGCATGCTGGTGGGCCCGCTCGTGGTGCAGGTGTTGATGAACGGCCTGTTGGTGGCTCCCGCGGGGGAGGACACCGCCCACTGCGAGATCGACGTGCGCTCGCACGTGGCGCTGTTCCTCGCCGCGCTTCCCACCGGGATAACGACGACGAGGTCTGAGGAGTGA
- a CDS encoding quinone oxidoreductase family protein, producing MMKAVRMHGTGEPDVLWVDDVPNPVPGPGEVVIAVGAAGVTFGDVMARRGAFGSVNVPTGLGMQVAGVVSAVGTSDAAVAIGDRVAARVAAGYAEYAVARIDDLISVPETVDLASVSCLPVQGVTAYQLLVDAARLSAGESVLVHAAAGGVGGLAGRLAKLLGASTVIGAAGGRAKLDRVRAPGAQAVVDYHNPRWPDMVLEATEGAGVDVILDSVGGEVSQRGASVLAPFGRTVVYGAAGGVPAFDAIGLMSANQSVIGYSLFGWDRRPTRTAAALSALSEYVASAELRTDPGQTFPLEEAATAHQLMEARETVGTTVLLTDVR from the coding sequence ATGATGAAAGCAGTACGTATGCACGGCACCGGCGAACCTGATGTGCTGTGGGTCGACGACGTCCCGAACCCCGTGCCTGGTCCTGGTGAGGTCGTCATCGCCGTCGGAGCGGCGGGAGTCACGTTCGGGGACGTCATGGCTCGGCGGGGTGCCTTCGGGTCCGTGAATGTTCCCACCGGACTCGGGATGCAGGTCGCCGGCGTTGTCTCGGCCGTCGGCACATCCGATGCGGCGGTTGCGATCGGCGATCGCGTCGCGGCACGCGTCGCCGCCGGGTACGCCGAGTACGCGGTCGCCAGGATCGACGACCTGATCTCGGTACCAGAGACAGTGGATCTCGCGTCCGTCAGTTGCCTGCCGGTCCAGGGAGTGACCGCTTACCAGCTCCTCGTCGACGCCGCCCGGCTGAGCGCGGGCGAATCGGTGCTGGTCCACGCAGCGGCGGGGGGAGTCGGGGGGCTGGCGGGCCGTCTCGCGAAGTTGCTCGGTGCCTCGACCGTGATAGGAGCGGCCGGGGGGCGGGCCAAGCTGGACCGTGTTCGCGCACCTGGCGCACAGGCGGTGGTGGACTATCACAATCCGCGGTGGCCGGACATGGTGCTGGAGGCGACTGAGGGAGCCGGTGTTGACGTCATCCTCGACTCCGTCGGGGGTGAGGTTTCACAGCGTGGCGCGTCCGTCCTCGCGCCGTTCGGGCGAACCGTCGTGTACGGCGCCGCGGGCGGAGTCCCCGCGTTCGACGCCATCGGGCTTATGTCCGCCAACCAGTCGGTGATCGGATACTCGCTGTTCGGCTGGGATCGGCGGCCGACTCGCACCGCCGCGGCGCTGTCGGCGCTGTCGGAGTACGTTGCCTCCGCGGAACTGCGCACGGATCCGGGACAGACCTTCCCCCTTGAGGAGGCCGCCACGGCACACCAGCTCATGGAGGCTCGAGAGACGGTCGGAACCACCGTGCTCCTCACCGATGTTCGGTAA
- a CDS encoding VOC family protein: protein MGSNRHHAIDYVEITVRDVEEAKRFYGEAFGWTFNDYGPSYAGIRDPGGEDGAEVGGLSSFGETRTGGPFVLLFSTDLDQSVRAVRAAGGEIVQGPYEFPGGRRFHFTDPSGNELGVFAES, encoded by the coding sequence ATGGGTTCGAATCGGCATCACGCGATTGACTACGTCGAGATCACCGTGCGCGATGTGGAGGAAGCCAAGCGGTTCTATGGCGAGGCGTTCGGCTGGACGTTCAACGACTACGGGCCCAGTTACGCGGGCATCCGCGATCCCGGTGGCGAGGACGGGGCCGAGGTCGGCGGCCTGAGTTCCTTCGGCGAGACCCGCACGGGAGGCCCCTTCGTGCTCCTGTTCTCCACCGACCTGGACCAGTCGGTGCGGGCCGTCCGTGCTGCCGGCGGGGAGATCGTTCAGGGACCCTATGAGTTCCCGGGCGGTCGTCGTTTCCACTTCACCGATCCGAGTGGCAACGAGCTTGGAGTCTTCGCCGAGTCCTGA
- a CDS encoding serine hydrolase domain-containing protein, translating to MARRWVTTGAVVVLVCATFTTPAHAEPQAERVDPEEVRAFIDARLPELMAEQGIPGATVSVVQHGEPVLATGYGDPALDSDTPVDAEETAFHTGSVGKSFTAAAALQLVADGAIDPHTDVNTYLPEPAHVPDTYPGQPVTLHHLLTHTAGFEEHREGSVAEDPDDALPLREYVPRAMPERVYPPGRYDAYSNFGYTLVGYLIEEVSGQPFPEYVDDAVFTPLGMDSTSFQVRQEDLPSGQAVTTNYMITPAGDLFEGPPMTANESPGGFAYSTGPDMARFMRALLDEGRVDGEQALAPETVTMLDRQAETHPDVAAMGYGTYDRYTSDPRVVGAFGNLMGANAEYALVPERNLGVFVAVNSDSTEGLGDAAWTRFVDEFLVEFADVERGPDATERVPMSQEELARYDGGYHAGRVSFSETSTLMAILGSYRPARVEEGALRMSCSSAMEEQLWYPVGDGLFHSADGQEWAGFIEDDGDVVGFVCDQVPMHPYVRADWWQTPFPYLTAAALSVALLLSMLAWPIASLTRRLRGRTRPRVSRGARDARRLAVATGVATGAALVTLVVLLLSPDMGLMAFTGEARIAGTPLAVVSPLVAGVVVAAVFSWTRRWWGVTARLHYSLIAAALVVVLLVAHHFNLVWTPW from the coding sequence ATGGCGAGACGATGGGTGACCACGGGTGCCGTCGTGGTACTCGTCTGCGCGACGTTCACGACGCCCGCGCACGCTGAGCCACAGGCGGAGCGAGTGGACCCAGAGGAGGTACGCGCCTTCATCGACGCTCGGTTGCCGGAACTGATGGCAGAGCAGGGCATTCCAGGGGCGACCGTTTCGGTGGTCCAGCACGGGGAGCCGGTCCTCGCCACCGGATACGGTGACCCCGCGCTCGACAGCGACACCCCGGTGGACGCGGAGGAGACCGCGTTTCACACGGGCTCGGTCGGAAAGTCGTTCACCGCGGCCGCGGCGCTACAGCTCGTCGCCGACGGCGCGATCGACCCGCACACCGACGTCAACACCTACCTTCCCGAGCCCGCGCACGTCCCGGACACCTACCCCGGCCAACCTGTGACGCTGCACCACCTGCTCACCCACACCGCCGGCTTCGAGGAGCACCGAGAGGGATCCGTCGCCGAGGACCCCGACGACGCGCTCCCGTTGCGTGAGTACGTGCCCCGGGCGATGCCGGAACGTGTGTATCCCCCAGGGCGCTACGACGCCTACTCCAACTTCGGCTACACCCTGGTGGGATACCTGATCGAGGAGGTCAGCGGCCAACCGTTCCCGGAGTACGTGGACGACGCCGTCTTCACACCGTTGGGGATGGACAGCACGTCGTTCCAGGTCCGACAGGAGGATCTCCCCAGCGGCCAGGCCGTCACCACCAACTACATGATCACTCCCGCGGGAGACCTGTTCGAGGGACCACCGATGACCGCGAACGAGTCACCAGGAGGCTTCGCCTACTCAACGGGGCCGGACATGGCGCGTTTCATGCGAGCGCTCTTGGACGAAGGACGAGTCGACGGAGAGCAGGCGCTCGCCCCCGAGACCGTCACGATGCTCGACCGGCAGGCGGAGACGCATCCCGACGTCGCCGCGATGGGGTACGGAACCTACGACCGGTACACCAGCGATCCACGTGTGGTGGGCGCGTTCGGCAACCTGATGGGGGCCAATGCCGAGTACGCGCTGGTCCCCGAACGGAACCTCGGCGTCTTCGTCGCGGTGAACAGCGACTCCACCGAGGGGCTGGGCGACGCGGCGTGGACCAGGTTCGTGGACGAGTTTCTCGTGGAGTTCGCCGACGTCGAGCGCGGCCCGGACGCGACGGAACGGGTCCCGATGTCGCAGGAGGAGCTCGCCCGCTACGACGGCGGCTACCACGCGGGTCGGGTCAGCTTCTCCGAGACCAGCACGCTCATGGCGATCCTCGGGTCCTACCGTCCGGCCCGGGTGGAGGAGGGGGCGCTACGCATGTCCTGCTCCTCAGCCATGGAGGAACAACTCTGGTATCCGGTGGGCGACGGTCTGTTCCACTCGGCGGACGGCCAGGAGTGGGCCGGGTTCATCGAGGACGACGGCGATGTCGTGGGCTTCGTCTGCGACCAGGTGCCCATGCACCCCTACGTGCGCGCCGACTGGTGGCAGACACCGTTCCCGTATCTGACCGCGGCCGCCCTGTCGGTGGCACTGCTGCTCAGCATGCTCGCCTGGCCGATCGCGTCTCTGACGCGGCGGCTGCGGGGGCGGACGAGACCACGGGTGTCGCGGGGGGCACGCGACGCGCGCCGTCTCGCCGTGGCGACCGGCGTGGCGACCGGCGCGGCGCTGGTGACGTTGGTGGTGCTGCTGCTCAGCCCCGACATGGGCTTGATGGCCTTCACCGGTGAGGCGCGGATCGCCGGGACACCGTTAGCGGTGGTCTCGCCCCTGGTCGCGGGGGTCGTCGTGGCCGCGGTGTTCTCGTGGACCCGCCGTTGGTGGGGAGTCACGGCCCGGCTGCACTACTCGCTGATCGCCGCGGCCCTCGTGGTCGTGTTGTTGGTGGCCCACCATTTCAACCTGGTGTGGACTCCCTGGTGA